One Nocardia iowensis DNA window includes the following coding sequences:
- a CDS encoding primosomal protein — MASGDIVPIELGLTDGDLVTLWAPRWRDGDDEWEAFLGHEDSLYGFESVAELAAFIRTNSDNDLVEHPAWKVVAGLSAVELEPEENFSFDLVAVPELAAGEPDVDTIAELEDTLSMVRNIGEVCELETVTKFFGSHPVLGALPSGVSAFVGRDGEELWDQIGAAIAKGWDSVLDAIDSVVQTPDVDAEAVAVAEAELLAAEENVVDADDAADNEEDEFEPVDLDADDEDEEDEDESFWHEVGIDPVKIITSDGTYFTLRCYLDDEPIFLGSDNAITVFPSERALARYLADDHEHDLARVSTFTDVQTAAVDGSLEVEVTDENVYVLPGLADDLAEGPEAVDIEQLDLAVELFTDAADYAGDDAVEQALAPSNPLGWYVSYLLNPDPTRLAPNPPFTAEAQSWRDLERNFESRLNPQ, encoded by the coding sequence ATGGCTTCTGGAGACATCGTCCCGATCGAGCTCGGCCTGACCGACGGCGATCTCGTCACCCTGTGGGCACCGCGCTGGCGCGACGGTGACGACGAGTGGGAGGCGTTCCTCGGACACGAGGACTCCCTCTACGGTTTCGAGTCCGTCGCGGAGCTGGCCGCCTTCATTCGGACCAACTCCGACAACGACCTCGTCGAGCATCCCGCATGGAAGGTCGTCGCGGGCCTGTCGGCGGTCGAACTGGAGCCCGAGGAGAACTTCTCCTTCGATCTGGTCGCGGTGCCCGAGCTGGCCGCGGGCGAGCCCGACGTGGACACCATCGCCGAGCTGGAAGACACGCTCAGCATGGTCCGCAACATCGGTGAGGTGTGCGAGCTCGAGACGGTGACCAAGTTCTTCGGGTCGCATCCGGTGCTCGGCGCACTCCCCAGCGGGGTGAGCGCGTTCGTCGGCCGGGACGGCGAGGAACTCTGGGACCAGATCGGCGCCGCCATCGCCAAGGGCTGGGACAGCGTTCTCGACGCCATCGACTCGGTCGTGCAGACCCCCGATGTCGACGCGGAAGCCGTCGCCGTCGCCGAGGCCGAACTGCTGGCCGCCGAGGAGAACGTCGTCGATGCCGACGACGCCGCGGACAACGAGGAAGACGAGTTCGAACCCGTCGACCTCGACGCGGACGACGAGGACGAAGAAGACGAGGACGAGTCGTTCTGGCACGAGGTCGGCATCGACCCGGTCAAGATCATCACCTCCGACGGCACCTACTTCACGCTGCGCTGCTACCTCGACGACGAGCCGATCTTCCTCGGCTCCGACAACGCGATCACGGTGTTCCCCTCCGAGCGCGCGCTGGCCAGATACCTCGCCGACGACCACGAGCACGACCTCGCCCGGGTGAGCACCTTCACCGACGTGCAGACGGCCGCGGTGGACGGTTCGCTCGAGGTCGAGGTCACCGACGAAAACGTCTACGTGCTGCCCGGCCTCGCCGACGACCTGGCCGAAGGACCGGAGGCCGTCGACATCGAACAGCTGGACCTGGCCGTCGAACTGTTCACCGACGCCGCCGACTACGCCGGCGACGACGCCGTGGAACAGGCATTGGCCCCGTCGAACCCGCTCGGCTGGTACGTCTCGTACCTGCTCAACCCGGACCCGACCCGTTTGGCCCCCAACCCGCCGTTCACCGCCGAGGCGCAGTCCTGGCGGGATCTGGAGCGCAACTTCGAGTCCAGGCTCAACCCGCAGTAG
- a CDS encoding M20 family metallopeptidase yields the protein MGSVEGWLAEHAADLVQWRRHIHANPELSRTEFATTEFISSWLSKAGLTPQPLPGGTGLICDIGPEGPRIGLRADMDALPLQEFTGLSFASTVPGVSHACGHDAHTTILLGTALALAEVPELPVGVRLVFQPAEEVMPGGAIDVVATGAMEGVERIFALHCDPRLEVGRVGIRVGAITSAADTVELVLDSPGGHTSRPHLTSDLVYAIGTVITGLPGLLSRRIDPRTSTVMVWGAVSAGKAPNAIPQTGMLTGTVRTGDHATWSLLEPMVREIVDGLLAPTGVRYQLNYRRGVPPVVNDEQSTRMFEDAIRKLGPDALADTMQSGGGEDFSWYLEEVPGAMARLGVWSGHGEQLDLHQPTFDLDERALAVGVRVLTNIVLNA from the coding sequence TTGGGATCGGTCGAGGGCTGGCTGGCCGAACACGCGGCCGACCTCGTCCAGTGGCGTCGGCACATCCACGCCAACCCGGAACTTTCTCGCACCGAGTTCGCCACCACCGAGTTCATCTCGTCCTGGTTGAGCAAGGCGGGCCTGACCCCGCAGCCACTGCCCGGCGGCACCGGCCTCATCTGTGACATCGGACCGGAGGGGCCGCGCATCGGCTTGCGCGCCGACATGGACGCGCTGCCGCTGCAGGAGTTCACCGGTCTGAGCTTCGCGTCCACCGTGCCCGGTGTCTCGCACGCGTGCGGCCACGACGCGCACACCACCATCCTGCTCGGCACCGCGCTCGCGCTGGCCGAGGTGCCCGAACTGCCGGTCGGTGTGCGGCTGGTGTTCCAGCCCGCCGAGGAGGTCATGCCGGGCGGTGCGATCGACGTGGTCGCCACCGGCGCGATGGAGGGTGTGGAGCGGATCTTCGCACTGCACTGCGACCCGCGGCTGGAGGTGGGCCGGGTCGGCATCCGCGTCGGCGCGATCACCTCGGCTGCCGACACGGTCGAACTGGTCCTCGACTCGCCGGGCGGGCACACCTCCCGTCCGCATCTCACCAGCGACCTGGTCTACGCCATCGGGACCGTGATCACCGGCCTGCCCGGCTTGCTGAGTCGTCGCATCGACCCGCGTACCAGCACCGTGATGGTGTGGGGTGCGGTGAGTGCGGGCAAGGCGCCCAACGCGATTCCGCAGACCGGCATGCTCACCGGCACCGTCCGCACCGGCGATCACGCGACCTGGTCGCTGCTGGAGCCGATGGTGCGCGAGATCGTCGACGGCCTGCTCGCTCCGACCGGTGTGCGGTATCAGCTGAACTACCGTCGCGGCGTGCCGCCGGTGGTCAACGACGAACAGTCGACCAGGATGTTCGAGGACGCGATCCGCAAGCTCGGCCCGGACGCGCTGGCCGACACCATGCAATCCGGTGGCGGCGAAGACTTCTCGTGGTACCTGGAAGAGGTGCCGGGCGCGATGGCGCGGCTTGGTGTCTGGTCCGGACACGGCGAGCAGCTGGATCTGCACCAGCCGACCTTCGACCTCGACGAGCGTGCGCTCGCGGTGGGCGTGCGGGTGCTGACCAATATCGTGCTGAACGCTTAG
- a CDS encoding enoyl-CoA hydratase-related protein has product MPYLEREGEVFVVHLGNEGQTDSENRFHPDWIDEFHGLLDKVESSEGPAALVTVATGKFYSNGLDTDWLFGNLDKMHGYLDRVHSLYTRLLQFPMPTVAAINGHAFGAGAMLATSHDFRVMRADRGFYCLPEVHLGMPFTIGMNALLTERLSNQVCVQAMTTGYRYPADEAIAAGIVDAKADAETLLATAVARAAALASNRKPNLPVIKRALHANALAGLAVRTTAENLAFAAG; this is encoded by the coding sequence ATGCCGTATCTGGAACGTGAAGGGGAAGTGTTCGTCGTCCACCTCGGAAACGAGGGACAGACGGACAGCGAGAATCGCTTCCACCCGGACTGGATCGATGAGTTCCACGGTCTGCTGGACAAGGTGGAGAGCTCCGAAGGGCCCGCCGCGCTGGTCACCGTGGCGACCGGGAAGTTCTACAGCAACGGCCTCGACACCGACTGGCTGTTCGGCAACCTGGACAAGATGCACGGCTACCTGGACCGCGTGCACTCGCTCTACACCCGGTTGCTGCAGTTCCCGATGCCGACGGTCGCCGCGATCAACGGGCACGCCTTCGGTGCGGGCGCGATGCTGGCCACCTCGCACGATTTCCGGGTGATGCGCGCCGACCGCGGCTTCTACTGCCTGCCCGAGGTGCACCTCGGCATGCCGTTCACCATCGGCATGAACGCACTGCTGACCGAGCGGCTGTCCAACCAGGTCTGCGTGCAGGCGATGACCACCGGCTACCGCTACCCGGCCGACGAGGCGATCGCCGCGGGCATCGTCGACGCCAAGGCCGACGCGGAAACATTGCTGGCGACCGCCGTGGCCAGGGCCGCGGCACTGGCGAGCAACCGCAAGCCCAACCTGCCGGTCATCAAGCGCGCACTGCACGCCAACGCGCTGGCCGGTCTGGCCGTGCGGACGACTGCGGAAAACCTCGCTTTCGCGGCCGGATAA
- a CDS encoding C40 family peptidase produces MIDINALAKPIFDLLASFGSGVLPTGGPADALRSTSSVVDQIQQMGRDSINGMNSAWDGQAADAATAKALRVQTSAATISDRGNDMATVVNQAAAEVESGQKDLTGIAQSFVNTAASAGPALATPAGLTMIVGSAIDHLGQALNVVGRVRNELGTHTASMTELTPPPPTPALAGSPATTAAGTQQFVSTATSALSGAGQMASSLMSTAMPSLQTASMPSVTSGAPSTTGTPRPDTGSSGMSSDGKGVKITLPDGSTVEAPNEKAATAVRSAISAVGTPYVWGGNTPGAGLDCSGLTKFAYGEAGVEIPRLAAEQATGSPVSPGDLMPGDLAIWDGHVAMVIGNGQFVEAGDPVQISSIRTENSGMGFYGFYRPTS; encoded by the coding sequence GTGATCGATATCAACGCGTTGGCCAAACCCATTTTCGACCTGCTCGCCAGCTTCGGCTCGGGCGTGCTGCCGACCGGCGGGCCCGCCGACGCACTACGCAGCACCTCGAGCGTCGTCGACCAGATCCAGCAGATGGGTCGCGACAGCATCAACGGCATGAACTCGGCATGGGACGGCCAGGCCGCCGACGCCGCCACCGCGAAGGCGCTGCGGGTGCAAACCTCAGCGGCCACCATCTCCGACCGCGGCAACGACATGGCAACCGTGGTGAACCAGGCCGCCGCCGAGGTCGAGTCGGGCCAGAAGGACCTCACCGGCATCGCCCAGTCGTTCGTGAACACCGCGGCGAGCGCGGGCCCCGCACTGGCCACGCCCGCGGGCCTGACGATGATCGTCGGCTCCGCGATCGACCACCTCGGCCAGGCGCTCAACGTCGTCGGCCGGGTGCGGAACGAACTCGGTACGCACACCGCATCGATGACCGAGCTGACCCCACCGCCACCGACACCGGCACTCGCCGGGTCGCCCGCCACCACGGCCGCCGGTACGCAGCAGTTCGTGTCGACCGCGACCAGCGCGCTCAGCGGTGCGGGTCAAATGGCGAGCAGCTTGATGAGCACGGCAATGCCCTCGCTACAGACAGCGTCGATGCCGAGCGTCACCTCCGGCGCCCCGTCCACGACGGGCACCCCGAGACCGGACACCGGTTCGTCCGGCATGTCGAGCGACGGCAAGGGCGTGAAGATCACCCTGCCCGACGGCAGCACGGTGGAGGCACCCAACGAGAAGGCGGCGACCGCGGTCCGCTCGGCGATCAGCGCGGTCGGCACGCCGTACGTGTGGGGCGGCAACACTCCCGGCGCCGGACTGGACTGCAGCGGGCTGACCAAGTTCGCCTACGGCGAGGCAGGCGTGGAGATTCCCCGACTGGCCGCCGAGCAGGCCACCGGCAGTCCGGTCTCCCCCGGCGACCTGATGCCGGGCGATCTGGCCATCTGGGACGGCCACGTCGCGATGGTGATCGGCAACGGACAATTCGTCGAGGCAGGCGACCCGGTCCAGATCAGCTCGATTCGAACGGAGAATTCAGGGATGGGCTTCTACGGCTTCTATAGGCCGACGTCATGA
- a CDS encoding gamma-glutamylcyclotransferase, producing MPIYAAYGSNMDSTQMLERCPHSPMSGTGWLEGWRLTFAGDDIGWEGPLATVVEEPGSRVFVVLYDVSPEDEQRLDRWEGSDFGIHKKIRLRVTRSESTADPTLAWLYVLDAYEGGLPSARYIGVIADAAEKAGAPEDYVHSLRTRNSRNVGPGNFG from the coding sequence GTGCCGATCTACGCCGCCTATGGGTCCAACATGGACTCAACCCAGATGCTCGAGCGCTGTCCGCACTCGCCTATGTCCGGAACGGGCTGGTTGGAGGGCTGGCGGCTCACTTTCGCCGGCGACGACATCGGCTGGGAAGGACCGCTGGCGACGGTGGTCGAGGAGCCCGGCTCGCGGGTCTTCGTCGTGCTCTACGACGTGTCGCCGGAAGACGAGCAGCGACTGGACCGCTGGGAGGGCTCGGACTTCGGCATCCACAAGAAGATCCGGCTGCGCGTCACCCGCAGTGAGAGCACCGCCGATCCGACGCTGGCCTGGCTGTATGTGCTCGATGCCTACGAGGGCGGGTTGCCCTCGGCGCGCTATATCGGCGTGATCGCCGATGCGGCCGAAAAGGCCGGTGCGCCAGAGGATTACGTACACTCCCTGCGAACCCGCAACAGCCGCAATGTCGGGCCGGGGAACTTCGGCTGA
- the upp gene encoding uracil phosphoribosyltransferase codes for MRTHTVDHPLAAALLTTMRDARTDNSAFRTALRDLTRILIYEALRGAPVRHFEIATPVALAEGSRLAQPPLLVPVLRAGLGMVDVAAELIPDARIGFVGIARDEDSHQPVPYMESLPDDLAGLPVYVLDPMLATGGSMRHTLELLVARGATDITAVCVVAAPEGVAALADSGHPVRLITAAIDAGLNENAYIVPGLGDAGDRQFGPR; via the coding sequence ATGCGCACTCACACCGTGGACCATCCACTCGCCGCCGCTCTGCTGACCACGATGCGAGACGCGCGGACCGACAACTCCGCCTTCCGCACCGCATTACGCGATCTCACCAGGATCCTCATCTACGAGGCGCTGCGCGGTGCGCCGGTGCGGCATTTCGAGATCGCGACACCGGTCGCCCTCGCCGAGGGTTCGCGCCTGGCGCAGCCGCCGCTGCTGGTTCCGGTCCTCCGGGCGGGCCTCGGCATGGTCGACGTTGCCGCCGAGCTGATCCCCGACGCCAGGATCGGCTTCGTCGGCATCGCCCGCGACGAGGACTCCCACCAGCCGGTCCCGTACATGGAGTCGCTGCCCGACGACCTGGCCGGGTTACCGGTCTACGTGCTCGACCCGATGCTGGCGACCGGCGGCTCGATGCGCCATACCCTGGAACTTCTCGTCGCCCGCGGCGCCACCGACATCACCGCGGTCTGCGTCGTCGCCGCTCCCGAAGGGGTCGCGGCACTGGCCGATTCGGGCCACCCGGTGCGGCTGATCACGGCCGCGATCGACGCGGGCTTGAACGAGAACGCCTACATCGTCCCCGGTCTCGGCGACGCGGGTGATCGCCAGTTCGGGCCGCGCTGA
- a CDS encoding M20 family metallopeptidase, whose protein sequence is MQLSDAAIKAACDELIDLSHSIHAEPELAFEETRSVAKTIAPLAERGFEIETGVAELPTAFRASFGSGPLTVGICAEYDALPGMGHACGHNIIAASAVGTALGLAEVADAMGLTVLVLGTPAEESGGGKVLMLERGIFDDVAMAMMVHPGPLDIVGARSLAMADLSIVFHGREAHASAAPELGRNAGDAVTVSQVALGLLRQHLQPGQQLHGIVGDGGVAPNIVPGRAELLYYLRAVDSASLDNLMRRASACFEAGALATGCTHEIRTVAPTYTELTPDPALLFAYREQITGLGRVPIAPELEAQRPLGSTDMGNVTNVIPGIHPVIGIDAGGAVTHQPDFAAASVNASADRAVVDGALALARTAITAASDEEQRDRLLQRLVQRQEDFR, encoded by the coding sequence ATGCAGCTGTCGGACGCGGCGATCAAGGCCGCCTGCGACGAGCTGATCGACCTTTCGCACTCCATCCACGCCGAGCCGGAGCTCGCTTTCGAGGAAACCCGCAGCGTCGCCAAGACCATCGCGCCGCTCGCCGAGCGTGGCTTCGAGATCGAAACGGGCGTGGCCGAGCTGCCGACCGCGTTCCGCGCCAGCTTCGGCAGCGGCCCGCTCACCGTCGGCATCTGCGCCGAATACGACGCACTGCCCGGCATGGGGCACGCCTGCGGGCACAACATCATTGCCGCCTCGGCCGTCGGCACCGCGCTCGGCCTCGCCGAGGTCGCCGACGCCATGGGACTGACCGTGCTCGTGCTCGGCACCCCGGCCGAGGAGAGCGGCGGCGGCAAGGTGCTGATGCTGGAACGCGGAATCTTCGACGACGTGGCGATGGCGATGATGGTGCACCCCGGCCCGCTCGACATCGTCGGCGCGCGGTCGCTGGCGATGGCCGACCTGTCGATCGTCTTCCACGGCCGCGAGGCGCACGCCAGCGCCGCCCCGGAACTGGGTCGCAACGCGGGCGACGCGGTCACCGTCAGTCAGGTAGCTCTTGGGTTGCTACGGCAGCATCTCCAGCCTGGCCAGCAACTTCACGGTATAGTCGGCGATGGTGGCGTAGCCCCGAACATCGTGCCCGGACGTGCGGAACTGCTGTATTACCTACGCGCAGTCGACTCCGCATCTCTCGACAATCTGATGCGACGAGCGTCGGCGTGTTTCGAGGCGGGTGCCCTTGCGACCGGCTGCACCCACGAAATACGGACTGTCGCGCCGACATATACCGAGCTGACACCCGATCCGGCGTTACTGTTTGCCTATCGCGAGCAGATAACCGGATTGGGGCGAGTGCCGATCGCACCCGAGCTCGAGGCACAGCGGCCGCTCGGGAGTACGGACATGGGCAACGTCACCAACGTCATTCCGGGCATCCACCCGGTTATCGGCATTGATGCCGGAGGTGCGGTGACGCACCAGCCAGACTTCGCCGCGGCGAGTGTCAACGCCTCGGCGGATCGTGCGGTGGTCGATGGCGCGCTGGCACTCGCGCGTACCGCGATCACCGCTGCCAGCGATGAAGAACAAAGGGACAGGTTGTTGCAACGGCTCGTTCAACGACAGGAGGACTTTCGGTGA
- a CDS encoding phospho-sugar mutase, with amino-acid sequence MLRFGTAGLRGPLQDGPDGMNVATVTRATAGIVDWLRGRCLGGGAVVVGRDARHGSAEFATATAEIFAAAGFPVTLLPRPLPTPVVAYAVRELGAVAGVQITASHNPATDNGYKVYLDGGSQLLAPADTEIERCIEAVAEPVARTPVTPADDDLVQRYLNRVSSLPSVIGGPGARAAIRIALTPLHGVGGDLVVKALAAAGFTDVHVVEEQFEPDPDFPTVAFPNPEEPGATDLLLALATRVGADVAIALDPDADRCAVGIPLPDNTWRMLRGDETGVLLGDCVLRTAPPDALVATTIVSSRLLSALAAARGARYAETLTGFKWLARAGDGLVYAYEEAIGHCVDPATVRDKDGISAAVLTADLVARLKSAGRTLTDELDAYAVEFGLHTTDQVSLRLDSAAAAADVVARLRANPPDEIAGEPVKYTDQLQVRGRMRTDALIFEGATARIVVRPSGTEPKLKCYLEVLTPVAAPADLPAARTTAGQRLSALREYCQGL; translated from the coding sequence ATGCTGCGCTTCGGCACCGCCGGCCTGCGCGGCCCGCTGCAAGACGGCCCAGACGGCATGAACGTGGCGACGGTGACCAGGGCCACCGCCGGAATCGTTGACTGGTTGCGCGGGCGCTGTCTCGGCGGCGGCGCGGTGGTCGTCGGTCGCGACGCGCGGCACGGCTCCGCCGAATTCGCCACGGCGACGGCGGAAATCTTTGCCGCCGCGGGTTTTCCGGTGACGCTGCTGCCCCGCCCATTGCCGACGCCGGTGGTCGCGTACGCGGTCCGTGAGCTCGGCGCGGTGGCCGGTGTGCAGATCACCGCGTCCCACAATCCGGCCACCGACAACGGATACAAGGTCTACCTCGATGGCGGTTCGCAGCTGCTGGCCCCCGCCGACACCGAGATCGAACGCTGCATCGAGGCCGTCGCCGAACCGGTCGCCCGCACGCCGGTCACCCCCGCGGACGACGACCTGGTGCAGCGCTATCTGAACCGAGTGTCCTCGCTGCCCTCGGTGATCGGCGGCCCCGGCGCGCGCGCCGCCATCCGGATCGCGCTGACGCCGCTGCACGGCGTCGGCGGCGACCTGGTCGTGAAGGCGCTCGCCGCGGCGGGATTCACCGACGTACACGTGGTCGAGGAGCAGTTCGAGCCCGACCCTGACTTCCCCACCGTCGCGTTCCCGAACCCGGAGGAGCCGGGCGCGACCGACCTGCTGCTGGCCTTGGCCACCCGGGTCGGCGCCGACGTGGCGATCGCGCTCGATCCCGACGCGGACCGCTGCGCCGTGGGGATCCCGTTACCGGACAACACCTGGCGGATGCTGCGCGGGGACGAGACCGGCGTGCTGCTCGGCGACTGCGTGTTGCGCACCGCACCGCCGGACGCGCTGGTGGCCACCACGATCGTGTCGTCGCGGCTGCTGTCCGCGCTCGCCGCCGCGCGCGGTGCCCGTTACGCGGAAACCCTCACCGGTTTCAAATGGCTGGCCCGCGCGGGCGACGGCCTGGTCTACGCCTACGAAGAGGCGATCGGCCACTGCGTCGACCCGGCCACGGTCCGCGACAAGGACGGCATCTCGGCCGCGGTGCTCACCGCCGACCTGGTCGCCCGGCTGAAGTCGGCGGGCCGCACGCTGACCGACGAACTCGATGCGTACGCGGTCGAATTCGGGCTGCACACCACCGATCAGGTGTCGCTGCGGCTGGACTCCGCGGCGGCCGCCGCGGACGTGGTGGCCCGGCTGCGCGCGAATCCGCCGGACGAGATCGCGGGCGAGCCGGTCAAGTACACCGACCAGCTCCAGGTGCGCGGCCGAATGCGCACCGACGCACTCATTTTCGAGGGCGCCACCGCGCGCATCGTGGTCCGCCCGTCCGGCACCGAGCCGAAACTCAAGTGCTATCTCGAGGTGCTGACACCGGTCGCCGCGCCCGCCGACCTGCCCGCCGCCAGGACAACTGCGGGACAACGTCTTTCCGCATTGCGCGAATACTGCCAGGGGCTGTGA
- a CDS encoding DUF2563 family protein has translation MRKMSADTEGIAAYGATAHVMAGEMATAGASAVAAEPALLGPIMGLIGGDFLAAYAAAHAGHVASIGQLSAVLASMGGAATGAATVLTETDANNAGSLQSVVAELDG, from the coding sequence ATGCGGAAGATGTCGGCGGATACCGAGGGCATCGCAGCCTACGGCGCGACCGCCCATGTGATGGCCGGGGAAATGGCTACGGCCGGCGCGAGCGCGGTGGCGGCCGAGCCCGCCCTGCTCGGTCCGATCATGGGACTGATCGGCGGGGATTTCCTGGCCGCGTACGCCGCCGCGCACGCCGGACACGTCGCCTCGATCGGCCAGCTGTCCGCGGTGCTTGCCAGCATGGGCGGCGCGGCAACCGGCGCGGCAACCGTGCTCACCGAGACCGACGCGAACAACGCGGGATCGCTGCAGAGCGTGGTCGCCGAACTGGACGGGTGA
- a CDS encoding YbaB/EbfC family nucleoid-associated protein has translation MSAEMDALVANATQKLEALEAALYGLKQVRGRHTTDDGTVTVEVDSDGALVALSLAETVTSLPPAEVGQLIVWACRQAAEDAGSQRSKVVATLNESFVPAANEAQGTVGGGPDSA, from the coding sequence ATGAGCGCTGAGATGGATGCTCTGGTCGCTAACGCGACGCAGAAGCTGGAGGCGCTCGAGGCCGCGCTGTACGGCCTCAAGCAGGTGCGGGGGCGGCACACCACCGATGACGGCACGGTCACCGTCGAGGTCGACAGCGACGGCGCACTCGTCGCGCTGAGCCTCGCCGAGACGGTCACTTCGCTGCCACCCGCCGAGGTCGGACAGCTGATCGTCTGGGCGTGCAGGCAGGCCGCCGAGGACGCGGGCAGCCAGCGCTCGAAGGTCGTTGCGACACTGAACGAGTCATTCGTTCCCGCCGCGAACGAGGCCCAAGGAACCGTTGGGGGCGGGCCGGATAGTGCCTGA
- a CDS encoding purine-nucleoside phosphorylase, with product MLAEQAAEAIAERTGVPRHRVAVVLGSGWQEAAAEIGTPVASVPMPELPGFGTPSAQGHGGMVHSVAVGDTPTLLLMGRQHLYEGYQPADVVHPVAAAVAAGAEIVLLTNAAGGIRDGLAVGEPVLINDHLNLTGRTPLTGATFVDLVDAWDPELRALAKEIDPGLTEGVYAGLTGPQYETPAEIRMLRTMGADLVGMSTVLEAIACRALGARVLGISLVTNLAAGVTGAHLSHAEVLAEGHAAAPRLGKLLRGVLERV from the coding sequence ATGCTTGCCGAACAGGCCGCCGAGGCGATCGCCGAACGTACTGGAGTGCCGCGTCACCGGGTTGCGGTGGTGCTCGGCTCGGGCTGGCAGGAGGCGGCCGCGGAGATCGGTACGCCGGTCGCGTCGGTGCCGATGCCGGAGTTACCGGGGTTCGGCACGCCGAGCGCGCAGGGGCACGGCGGCATGGTCCATTCGGTCGCCGTCGGTGACACACCCACCCTGCTGTTGATGGGCCGCCAGCACCTGTACGAGGGCTACCAGCCCGCCGATGTGGTGCACCCGGTCGCCGCGGCCGTCGCGGCGGGCGCCGAGATCGTGCTGCTGACCAATGCCGCGGGCGGTATCCGGGATGGCCTCGCCGTCGGCGAGCCGGTGCTGATCAACGACCACCTGAACCTCACCGGCCGCACCCCGCTGACCGGGGCGACCTTCGTCGACCTGGTCGATGCCTGGGATCCCGAATTGCGCGCCCTGGCAAAGGAAATCGACCCCGGCCTGACCGAGGGCGTGTACGCGGGCCTGACCGGGCCGCAGTACGAGACACCGGCCGAGATCCGGATGCTGCGGACCATGGGCGCCGATCTGGTCGGCATGTCCACGGTGCTGGAGGCGATCGCTTGTCGCGCGCTAGGCGCTCGGGTGCTCGGCATCTCGCTGGTCACCAACCTGGCCGCGGGTGTCACCGGCGCGCATCTGTCGCATGCCGAGGTGCTCGCCGAAGGTCATGCCGCCGCACCGCGATTGGGCAAGCTGCTGCGCGGCGTGCTGGAACGGGTGTAG